One Gammaproteobacteria bacterium DNA segment encodes these proteins:
- a CDS encoding SulP family inorganic anion transporter, which translates to MKDTLIKLWRRQRDVWFFNIRGDLIAGIVVALALIPEAIAFSIIAGLDPQVGLYASFTMAVVIAFAGGRPGMISAATGAMALLMVTLVADHGLQYLLAATILTGLIQLFFAWAKLARYMMFIPRTVLVGFVNALAVLIFLSQLPYLIEGDPTMWLLVAGGLAIIYGMPLLPFIPRMLPPPLVAIVVLTLAVHFSDLSTLSVGDMGRLPDGLPVFLLPDVPLSLETLSIIFPTALALAIVGLLESLLTASIIDDLTDTPSGKNAEAQGQGIANIVVGFFGGMASCAMIGQSVINIKSGGLGRLSSFAAGLYLLFFILVLGDLVSLIPMAALVAVMLMVALATFDWHSLKTLHRLPRTDAVVLVVTVVTVVITHDLAKGVLAGVLLSAVFFARKIARSIHVDSERPADSPTRTYVVHGQLFFVAVDKFIDSFDYREPVHYVLIDLRHVALWDSSAVAAIDKVVGKFRRNGMEVEVMAPLGAGRELHDKLALHDKGVELGTGGH; encoded by the coding sequence GTGAAAGACACCCTTATCAAGCTATGGCGTCGCCAGCGCGACGTTTGGTTCTTCAATATCCGCGGTGACCTGATCGCCGGTATCGTCGTCGCCTTGGCCCTGATACCGGAGGCGATCGCGTTCTCGATCATTGCCGGCCTGGATCCGCAGGTCGGCCTCTACGCCTCGTTCACGATGGCTGTCGTGATTGCATTCGCCGGTGGGCGACCCGGCATGATCTCCGCTGCGACCGGCGCGATGGCGCTGTTGATGGTCACGCTGGTGGCAGACCATGGACTGCAGTACCTGCTGGCGGCGACCATCCTGACCGGGTTGATCCAGCTGTTCTTCGCCTGGGCCAAGCTCGCCCGTTACATGATGTTCATACCGCGGACTGTGCTGGTGGGCTTCGTCAATGCGCTGGCGGTCCTGATCTTCCTGTCGCAACTGCCCTACCTGATAGAGGGTGACCCGACCATGTGGCTGCTGGTGGCCGGCGGCCTGGCCATCATCTACGGGATGCCGTTGCTGCCGTTCATTCCACGCATGCTGCCGCCGCCCCTGGTCGCGATCGTAGTGCTGACCCTGGCGGTTCACTTCAGCGACTTGTCGACGCTGTCGGTCGGGGACATGGGCAGACTGCCCGACGGGCTGCCGGTGTTTCTGCTGCCGGATGTTCCGCTGAGTCTCGAGACTCTCTCGATCATCTTCCCAACCGCGCTGGCCCTGGCCATTGTCGGGTTGCTCGAGTCGCTGCTGACGGCGTCGATCATCGACGATCTGACAGACACGCCGAGTGGCAAGAACGCCGAGGCCCAAGGGCAGGGAATCGCCAACATAGTGGTCGGCTTCTTCGGTGGCATGGCCAGTTGCGCGATGATCGGGCAGTCGGTGATCAACATCAAATCGGGTGGCCTGGGGCGCTTGTCCAGTTTCGCGGCCGGTCTTTACCTGCTTTTCTTTATCCTGGTGCTCGGAGACCTGGTCTCCCTCATCCCGATGGCCGCACTGGTGGCGGTCATGCTGATGGTCGCCCTCGCCACCTTCGACTGGCACTCGCTGAAGACGCTGCATCGTTTGCCGCGAACCGACGCCGTGGTGCTGGTGGTCACGGTCGTGACCGTGGTTATAACTCACGACCTGGCCAAGGGCGTCCTGGCAGGCGTGCTGCTCAGCGCGGTGTTCTTCGCGCGCAAGATCGCCAGATCCATCCACGTGGACAGCGAGCGGCCCGCGGACAGCCCGACCCGCACCTACGTCGTTCACGGTCAGTTGTTCTTCGTCGCCGTGGACAAGTTCATCGACAGCTTCGACTACCGTGAACCGGTACACTATGTGCTGATCGATCTGCGCCACGTCGCGCTGTGGGACAGCTCCGCCGTTGCCGCCATCGACAAGGTCGTGGGCAAGTTCCGGCGCAATGGCATGGAGGTCGAGGTCATGGCCCCGCTCGGTGCCGGCCGCGAACTGCACGACAAGCTGGCGCTGCACGACAAGGGCGTGGAGCTGGGCACCGGAGGGCATTGA
- a CDS encoding toxin-antitoxin system HicB family antitoxin → MVPEIDKFTYRVMWSEEDQEYVGTCAEFPGLSWLKSTPEAALKGIRTLVKSVVKDMTKNGEKIPEPISSRKYSGKFMVRVPPEVHRHLAVEAAESGVSLNRLASTKLAH, encoded by the coding sequence ATGGTTCCTGAAATTGACAAATTCACTTATCGAGTAATGTGGTCGGAAGAAGACCAGGAATATGTTGGCACTTGTGCCGAATTCCCCGGCTTGAGTTGGCTTAAATCTACTCCAGAGGCGGCTTTAAAGGGCATTCGAACTTTGGTTAAATCCGTCGTAAAGGATATGACTAAAAATGGGGAAAAGATTCCAGAGCCAATTTCATCCCGGAAATACAGTGGGAAATTCATGGTTCGGGTCCCACCAGAAGTGCATAGACACCTTGCAGTAGAAGCGGCGGAGTCTGGTGTGAGCCTTAATCGGCTGGCGAGCACAAAACTTGCCCACTAA
- a CDS encoding FAD-linked oxidase C-terminal domain-containing protein: MSHTVPPQLLGELAAIAGDDGLLTESAERWTYGYDNSRRQGQPDAVVLPTDARQVRAIVALCNELRVPLVPRGRGTGTTGATVPTSGGVVMSLERMDRIIHLNTADRYLVVEPGITNQAVQDAAAAAGFFWPPDPTSAAYCTVGGNLAYNSAGPHAVKYGTPRENTLGLRAVTGAGEVLRTGVFTTKGVVGYDLTRLLIGSEGTLAIITEATLRLTPLPRTRRALRAAYRDVASATLAITRIMSQPDVPAALEFMDGAAVGLANGHRDLQLPAHTGALLLLEVDGNAGGVERAVEAIGRAATVDGLLDLKAEGADGGAADIWAARKALSPALRTLAPKKINEDVVVPVSRLPELIDGLSALSAQHGIRIVNFGHAGNGNIHVNLLVDHQDPAQTAAAPRCLSAVFDLVLGLGGTLSGEHGVGLEKRDFVDRELDPVALGLMRAIKRQFDPNGILNPGKMFPPQAHP, from the coding sequence GTGTCCCATACGGTCCCCCCACAGCTGCTCGGCGAACTCGCCGCCATCGCCGGCGACGATGGCCTGCTGACGGAGAGTGCGGAGCGCTGGACCTACGGCTACGACAACAGCCGGCGGCAGGGGCAGCCGGACGCCGTGGTGCTCCCCACCGATGCCCGCCAGGTGCGGGCCATCGTGGCCCTGTGCAACGAACTCCGAGTGCCCCTGGTACCCCGCGGACGTGGCACCGGCACCACCGGCGCCACGGTGCCCACGAGCGGCGGCGTGGTGATGTCCCTGGAGCGCATGGACCGTATCATCCATCTCAACACCGCCGATCGCTACCTGGTGGTGGAGCCCGGCATCACCAACCAGGCCGTCCAGGATGCCGCCGCCGCGGCGGGCTTCTTTTGGCCCCCCGATCCCACCAGCGCCGCCTACTGCACCGTGGGGGGCAACCTGGCCTACAACTCGGCGGGTCCTCACGCCGTCAAGTACGGGACGCCGCGGGAGAATACCCTGGGGCTGCGGGCCGTCACGGGCGCCGGGGAGGTCCTGCGCACCGGCGTATTCACCACCAAGGGGGTGGTGGGCTATGACCTGACGCGTCTGCTCATCGGTTCCGAGGGTACCCTGGCCATCATCACCGAGGCCACCCTCCGGCTCACGCCCCTGCCCCGCACCCGCCGGGCCCTGCGTGCCGCCTATCGGGACGTGGCCAGCGCCACCCTGGCCATCACCCGCATCATGTCCCAGCCCGACGTGCCGGCGGCCCTGGAGTTCATGGACGGCGCCGCCGTCGGACTGGCCAACGGCCATCGCGATCTGCAGCTGCCGGCTCATACGGGGGCGCTGCTGCTGCTGGAAGTGGACGGCAATGCGGGGGGCGTCGAGAGGGCGGTGGAGGCCATCGGCCGGGCCGCCACCGTGGATGGCCTTCTGGACCTGAAGGCGGAGGGTGCGGATGGCGGTGCCGCCGACATCTGGGCGGCCCGCAAAGCCCTGTCCCCCGCCCTGCGGACCCTGGCACCCAAGAAGATCAACGAAGACGTAGTAGTACCGGTCTCACGCCTGCCGGAACTCATCGACGGTCTCTCCGCCCTGTCTGCGCAGCACGGCATCCGCATCGTCAACTTCGGCCATGCCGGCAACGGCAACATCCACGTGAACCTGCTGGTGGACCACCAGGACCCGGCCCAGACGGCCGCCGCCCCCCGCTGCCTGAGCGCAGTCTTCGACCTAGTCCTCGGCCTCGGCGGCACCCTGTCGGGAGAACACGGTGTGGGATTGGAAAAGCGGGACTTCGTCGACCGCGAGCTGGACCCCGTGGCCCTCGGACTGATGCGCGCCATCAAACGCCAGTTCGACCCCAACGGCATCCTCAATCCGGGCAAGATGTTTCCACCCCAAGCACATCCCTGA
- a CDS encoding transposase: MTQRGNRRQRIFMQDDDYGLYRDWLSQGCRSNGVEVWSYCLMPNHVHLILVPIDDTGLSRAVGETHRRYSGYINARLRVTGHLFQGRFGCVAMDEAHLMAAFRYVALNPVKAKLAATAVDWPWSSAPAHLRRQDDGLVTVQPLLDRVDSFVEFLDTPEDPERVAALTRGQSIGRPLMGDRELGELEKRLGRPLRPGKRGRPPSEKKDPRQQKTV, encoded by the coding sequence GTGACGCAACGAGGGAACAGGCGGCAACGGATCTTCATGCAGGATGACGACTATGGGCTTTATCGAGATTGGCTATCCCAAGGATGTCGATCGAACGGGGTGGAAGTCTGGTCCTACTGCCTGATGCCGAACCATGTTCACTTGATTCTCGTACCCATTGACGACACCGGGCTGTCGCGCGCAGTCGGCGAAACGCATCGTCGGTACAGCGGCTACATCAACGCAAGATTGCGGGTCACTGGCCATTTGTTTCAAGGGCGGTTTGGCTGCGTGGCAATGGATGAAGCGCACTTGATGGCCGCTTTCCGCTACGTGGCTCTGAATCCCGTCAAAGCGAAGCTGGCGGCGACGGCGGTCGATTGGCCTTGGTCAAGCGCGCCAGCACATCTCCGGCGCCAAGACGACGGCTTGGTTACCGTTCAACCCCTGCTCGATCGCGTCGATAGCTTCGTGGAGTTTCTGGATACACCAGAGGATCCTGAACGGGTTGCCGCTCTTACTCGGGGTCAGAGCATAGGGCGACCATTAATGGGTGACCGAGAGCTGGGCGAACTCGAGAAGCGACTTGGTCGACCTTTGCGCCCAGGCAAGCGGGGCCGGCCCCCTTCCGAGAAGAAGGACCCGAGGCAACAAAAAACGGTGTAA